A window of Melopsittacus undulatus isolate bMelUnd1 chromosome 2, bMelUnd1.mat.Z, whole genome shotgun sequence contains these coding sequences:
- the UBL3 gene encoding ubiquitin-like protein 3, whose protein sequence is MSSSVPADMINLRLILVSGKTKEFLFSPNDSAADIAKHVYDNWPMDWEEEQVSSPNILRLIYQGRFLHGNVTLGALKLPFGKTTVMHLVARETLPEPNSQGQRNREKTGESNCCVIL, encoded by the exons ATAAATTTGCGCCTCATCTTGGTAAGTGGGAAAACAAAAGAGTTCCTATTTTCACCAAATGACTCTGCTGCAGATATTGCAAAACATGTGTATGACAACTGGCCGATGG aTTGGGAAGAAGAACAAGTCAGCAGTCCAAATATCTTGCGGCTTATTTATCAAGGGAGGTTTCTTCATGGCAATGTGACATTAGGag caTTAAAACTTCCTTTTGGCAAAACAACAGTGATGCATTTGGTGGCTAGAGAGACATTGCCAGAGCCAAACTCGCAAG gTCAAAGGAACCGTGAAAAAACTGGAGAAAGCAATTGCTGTGTAATTCTGTAA